A single region of the Malus sylvestris chromosome 8, drMalSylv7.2, whole genome shotgun sequence genome encodes:
- the LOC126631268 gene encoding probable WRKY transcription factor 9 isoform X1 yields the protein MGNGDKEKDLDVDLSLKIDAKEEKQEEGVGGEEEKEEEDAHRVNDGVESTAAEEKEDEQQPGVQNKRRKTTETGAGEVEDDDVSVVETSVQENNMKTDQEVQLSVLQMEMSRMKEENEVLRKVVEQTMKDYNDLQMKFTVLHQSCQNKDPQTFLSLAGNDPNAVQGPRKITKMSDIRHRSPLLPKRDDESQLGLSLRLTSSATTASQLRGREEGEEDDDDKKEINNKEGLTRTTSLTSSSVQLQNKLQRPELAGTPSHGGSQPNRKARVSVRSRCESAAINDGCSWRKYGQKISKGNPCPRAYYRCTVVAGCPVRKQVQRCQEDMSILITTYEGTHNHALPVGATAMGATAMASTAAAAASFMLLDSSNLHLADGTPSTYTQASLPYYHMMNMNPSSHSSSNLRSVDPHDPSKGLVLDLTNNFYDTMGGSSSSVPPGFSTNWLMSSTSSRSANYPSSTSLTNRLLDNGSRSTRVALGDEQKGNWRSGEENMSMAENVSAIASDPKFRVAVAAAITSLINKDNHTTTSHPAPNAIAPRDHGDNNGSSSTSNLWAIDEHFLSSNGKLIRKNTSE from the exons ATGGGGAAtggagacaaggagaaagacttgGATGTTGATCTCTCACTCAAAATTgatgcaaaagaagaaaaacaagaagaaggtgTAGGCGgcgaggaagaaaaagaagaagaagatgctcATCGCGTCAACGATGGCGTTGAATCAACAGCAGCAGAAGAAAAGGAGGATGAGCAACAACCAGGAGTACAGAATAAGAGGCGAAAAACAACGGAAACCGGGGCCGGGGAAGTGGAAGACGATGATGTCTCAGTAGTCGAAACATCGGTGCAGGAGAATAATATGAAGACGGATCAAGAGGTACAG TTAAGCGTTTTACAAATGGAGATGAGCCGTATGAAAGAAGAAAACGAGGTTTTGAGGAAGGTCGTAGAGCAAACCATGAAAGATTataatgatcttcaaatgaaattTACGGTTCTCCATCAAAGTTGCCAAAACAAG GATCCTCAAACCTTTCTATCACTTGCTGGTAACGATCCCAACGCAGTTCAAGGACCCAGGAAGATTACCAAGATGTCAGATATTCGCCATAGATCTCCACTGTTACCAAAACGTGATGATGAGAGTCAACTAGGGTTGTCACTGAGGCTAACCAGCTCTGCTACTACTGCCAGTCAATTAAGgggaagagaagaaggagaagaagacgatgatgacaaaaaagagatcaataacaaggaaggattgacGAGGACTACTAGTCTTACATCATCGTCAGTGCAACTGCAAAACAAGTTACAGCGGCCGGAATTGGCCGGAACTCCAAGCCACGGTGGCTCCCAACCCAATCGAAAAGCTAGGGTTTCGGTTAGATCAAGATGTGAATCGGCCGCG ATAAATGATGGGTGCAGTTGGAGGAAATATGGGCAGAAAATCTCAAAAGGAAACCCTTGCCCACGAGCCTATTATCGTTGCACAGTAGTCGCGGGATGCCCAGTCAGAAAACAg GTCCAAAGATGCCAAGAGGACATGTCCATACTTATAACAACTTATGAAGGAACACACAACCATGCTCTTCCAGTTGGTGCGACGGCCATGGGTGCAACAGCCATGGCTTCAACAGCTGCTGCTGCAGCTTCCTTTATGTTACTAGATTCAAGTAACCTTCATTTAGCAGATGGCACACCCTCTACTTACACCCAAGCATCCCTCCCTTACTATCATATGATGAACATGAACCCTTCATCTCATTCCTCGTCAAACTTGCGAAGCGTCGATCCTCATGACCCTTCCAAAGGACTTGTTCTTGACCTCACGAACAACTTCTATGACACCATGGGTGGCAGCTCCTCATCTGTACCACCAGGTTTTAGTACTAATTGGTTGATGAGCAGCACTAGCAGCAGATCTGCAAATTACCCTAGCAGTACTAGTCTCACCAACCGTCTTTTGGATAACGGCAGTAGATCAACCAGAGTGGCGCTAGGGGACGAACAGAAAGGTAATTGGAGATCAGGGGAAGAAAATATGTCCATGGCTGAAAATGTAAGTGCCATTGCTTCAGATCCCAAATTTAGGGTTGCTGTTGCAGCTGCTATCACATCCCTTATTAACAAAGATAACCATACAACAACTAGTCATCCTGCGCCGAATGCTATTGCCCCAAGAGATCATGGAGACAACAACGGTAGTTCATCTACTAGCAACCTTTGGGCTATTGATGAACATTTTCTCTCATCCAACGGTAAGCTCATTCGCAAAAACACCTCAGAataa
- the LOC126631268 gene encoding probable WRKY transcription factor 9 isoform X2 has protein sequence MGNGDKEKDLDVDLSLKIDAKEEKQEEGVGGEEEKEEEDAHRVNDGVESTAAEEKEDEQQPGVQNKRRKTTETGAGEVEDDDVSVVETSVQENNMKTDQELSVLQMEMSRMKEENEVLRKVVEQTMKDYNDLQMKFTVLHQSCQNKDPQTFLSLAGNDPNAVQGPRKITKMSDIRHRSPLLPKRDDESQLGLSLRLTSSATTASQLRGREEGEEDDDDKKEINNKEGLTRTTSLTSSSVQLQNKLQRPELAGTPSHGGSQPNRKARVSVRSRCESAAINDGCSWRKYGQKISKGNPCPRAYYRCTVVAGCPVRKQVQRCQEDMSILITTYEGTHNHALPVGATAMGATAMASTAAAAASFMLLDSSNLHLADGTPSTYTQASLPYYHMMNMNPSSHSSSNLRSVDPHDPSKGLVLDLTNNFYDTMGGSSSSVPPGFSTNWLMSSTSSRSANYPSSTSLTNRLLDNGSRSTRVALGDEQKGNWRSGEENMSMAENVSAIASDPKFRVAVAAAITSLINKDNHTTTSHPAPNAIAPRDHGDNNGSSSTSNLWAIDEHFLSSNGKLIRKNTSE, from the exons ATGGGGAAtggagacaaggagaaagacttgGATGTTGATCTCTCACTCAAAATTgatgcaaaagaagaaaaacaagaagaaggtgTAGGCGgcgaggaagaaaaagaagaagaagatgctcATCGCGTCAACGATGGCGTTGAATCAACAGCAGCAGAAGAAAAGGAGGATGAGCAACAACCAGGAGTACAGAATAAGAGGCGAAAAACAACGGAAACCGGGGCCGGGGAAGTGGAAGACGATGATGTCTCAGTAGTCGAAACATCGGTGCAGGAGAATAATATGAAGACGGATCAAGAG TTAAGCGTTTTACAAATGGAGATGAGCCGTATGAAAGAAGAAAACGAGGTTTTGAGGAAGGTCGTAGAGCAAACCATGAAAGATTataatgatcttcaaatgaaattTACGGTTCTCCATCAAAGTTGCCAAAACAAG GATCCTCAAACCTTTCTATCACTTGCTGGTAACGATCCCAACGCAGTTCAAGGACCCAGGAAGATTACCAAGATGTCAGATATTCGCCATAGATCTCCACTGTTACCAAAACGTGATGATGAGAGTCAACTAGGGTTGTCACTGAGGCTAACCAGCTCTGCTACTACTGCCAGTCAATTAAGgggaagagaagaaggagaagaagacgatgatgacaaaaaagagatcaataacaaggaaggattgacGAGGACTACTAGTCTTACATCATCGTCAGTGCAACTGCAAAACAAGTTACAGCGGCCGGAATTGGCCGGAACTCCAAGCCACGGTGGCTCCCAACCCAATCGAAAAGCTAGGGTTTCGGTTAGATCAAGATGTGAATCGGCCGCG ATAAATGATGGGTGCAGTTGGAGGAAATATGGGCAGAAAATCTCAAAAGGAAACCCTTGCCCACGAGCCTATTATCGTTGCACAGTAGTCGCGGGATGCCCAGTCAGAAAACAg GTCCAAAGATGCCAAGAGGACATGTCCATACTTATAACAACTTATGAAGGAACACACAACCATGCTCTTCCAGTTGGTGCGACGGCCATGGGTGCAACAGCCATGGCTTCAACAGCTGCTGCTGCAGCTTCCTTTATGTTACTAGATTCAAGTAACCTTCATTTAGCAGATGGCACACCCTCTACTTACACCCAAGCATCCCTCCCTTACTATCATATGATGAACATGAACCCTTCATCTCATTCCTCGTCAAACTTGCGAAGCGTCGATCCTCATGACCCTTCCAAAGGACTTGTTCTTGACCTCACGAACAACTTCTATGACACCATGGGTGGCAGCTCCTCATCTGTACCACCAGGTTTTAGTACTAATTGGTTGATGAGCAGCACTAGCAGCAGATCTGCAAATTACCCTAGCAGTACTAGTCTCACCAACCGTCTTTTGGATAACGGCAGTAGATCAACCAGAGTGGCGCTAGGGGACGAACAGAAAGGTAATTGGAGATCAGGGGAAGAAAATATGTCCATGGCTGAAAATGTAAGTGCCATTGCTTCAGATCCCAAATTTAGGGTTGCTGTTGCAGCTGCTATCACATCCCTTATTAACAAAGATAACCATACAACAACTAGTCATCCTGCGCCGAATGCTATTGCCCCAAGAGATCATGGAGACAACAACGGTAGTTCATCTACTAGCAACCTTTGGGCTATTGATGAACATTTTCTCTCATCCAACGGTAAGCTCATTCGCAAAAACACCTCAGAataa
- the LOC126632647 gene encoding uncharacterized protein LOC126632647: protein MGSAAVEKTQEELRKEIDELQRQQREITERLRDPRGLRKGGLVAAGPRNFAANGAGVRPRGFTRPADRADAEDQRPAKRRLSSAVVKVEDGEITEAGEEVKDVKTTDSVVEATADQSDRKLANSQQSGWSRREGNHGVAKKDFEIPAADHVPRVLPKEQDPSLVNRNKRMLGQLLGTLEKFRKEDLQLSGTEAFMRRSDSLQRAEQRAREESERLRLQEREQIAEKRRRDLTLRARVNAKTEEKKLELLFLQWSEHNKRLGNFIRTKAEPPIYYLPKKPLEEEAALAEQRKEKEFLAWKAARREELTEYQKQIGEQYIANVEKELERWQNARKPRKANNDVMNLQETMDKELDTHRLEHGPKKRTIPDGSNNEDEDDVEDINVAEDYMIDDVLDVDDNNRRGDEIAKPDAGNTSPNADTVE from the exons ATGGGAAGCGCCGCAGTTGAGAAAACGCAGGAGGAGCTCCGTAAGGAGATCGATGAACTCCAACGCCAACAGCGCGAG ATTACGGAACGGCTTCGAGACCCTAGGGGACTCCGGAAGGGAGGCTTGGTGGCCGCTGGTCCTCGCAATTTTGCAGCCAATGGTGCTGGTGTTCGTCCGCGTGGATTTACTCGACCT GCAGATAGAGCTGATGCGGAGGATCAACGTCCTGCAAAACGCCGGCTTTCATCAGCGGTTGTCAAG GTCGAGGATGGAGAAATCACTGAAGCTGGTGAAGAGGTCAAGGATGTGAAGACGACTGATTCAGTTGTAGAAGCTACGGCTGATCAGAGTGATAGGAAGTTGGCAAATTCCCAACAAAGTGGCTGGTCAAGGAGGGAAGGGAATCATGGAGTAGCAAAGAAG GATTTTGAAATTCCAGCAGCAGATCATGTTCCGAGAGTATTGCCAAAAGAACAAGACCCCAGCTTGGTTAATAGGAACAAAAGAATGCTAGGACAACTTTTGGGGACTCTAGAG AAATTCAGGAAAGAGGACTTACAACTTTCAGGGACAGAGGCATTCATGCGGAGATCAGATTCTTTACAGAGA GCTGAACAAAGAGCTCGAGAAGAAAGTGAAAGACTTAGGCTACAAGAGCGTGAACAAATTGCGGAAAAGCGGAGGAGAGATCTG ACTCTTCGGGCACGCGTTAATGCCAAGACGGAAGAAAAGAAATTGGAACTTCTTTTTCTTCAGTGGAGTGAGCATAATAAAAGACTTGGGAATTTTATAAG GACTAAAGCAGAGCCTCCAATATATTATCTGCCCAAGAAACCATTGGAAGAGGAAGCTGCGCTAGCTGAACAGCGAAAAGAAAAG GAGTTTCTAGCATGGAAAGCTGCACGAAGAGAGGAACTGACCGAGTATCAGAAGCAGATTGGGGAGCAGTATATTGCCAATGTTGAAAAGGAGTTGGAGAGGTGGCAAAATGCAAGGAAACCAAGGAAAGCGAACAACGATGTGATGAACTTACAGGAAACAATGGACAAAGAGTTAGACACACACAGGCTTGAGCATGGTCCCAAGAAAAGAACCATCCCTGATGGAAGCAACAACGAAGATGAGGATGATGTGGAAGATATTAACGTAGCAGAGGACTACATGATTGATGATGTGCTTGATGTTGATGATAACAATCGAAGGGGCGATGAAATAGCTAAACCGGATGCAGGTAATACCAGTCCAAACGCAGATACTGTTGAGTAG